AACGCTGCTGGGCATGAATATTTATTTCATCCGTTTCACCGCCCAGCTTCAAACTGAGAATATCCATCGCCGGTTGCAGGTGGAAGCGGAGGTCCTTGCAGGGGAGGCGGCAACGGTCCCGCCGTCGGCCCTCGAGAACTGGTCGCGTGAAGCACAGGTCCGTTCGCATGCACGCGTGGCGATCATCGATCCTCAGGGTATCGTTCTCGCTGACTCGCAGGGGATCTCGAAGGGGTTCGCCAGCCGCGCCGACTTTGCGGAAGTCCAAAAGGCCCTCCAGGGAACGCCGGGGATGGCGGTGCGGCCTGACCCTGAGCTTAACCAGGAGCAGTTTTACCTGGCGATACCTCTTGTCTACCAGGGGAAACCGGCATATGCTCTGCAACTGCAAGTCCCGCTGACGGATGCCACGTCCGCGGCCGCGGCCTTGCACAATGAAATCTGGATTGCCTCGCTGGTTGCTCTGCTTCTCGCGCTGGCAATTGCATATTTCTTCTCGCGGTCTTTTACACGTCGCGTCAAAAGCCTCAAAACGTTTGCTGAGGACCTGGACAAAACGCCTTCCGCCCAGCGCTCGTTGGTGTACGGGAACGACGAACTGGGTGACCTCGCGCGCGCGCTCGATCGGACAGGCTCCCGGCTGCGTGAGCTGGTTGACCGCCTGAGTCTGGAATCCGCGCGGCGCGAAAGCATTCTTGCCAGCATGGTGGAAGGAGTGGTGGCCGTGGACAGCAAGCTCAGGGTCACGTTCTGCAACAATGCGTTCCGCCGCGTCGTGGGGACTTCAGACTCCATACCGGAGAACCAGTCTCTGCTGGATGTCTTGCGCGACCCCGAACTGCTGAGTATGTTTACGCATGTGCTGGAATCCTTCCAGCCCTTGAAGCGGCGGGTCCGGCTTGCCGGCGCAGAAGGGCGCTCCTTTGAAGTGCAGGTGACCCCGCTCGCAGGGACGGTTCAAGGCGGCGCCATTGCGATTTTCTACGACATCACCGACCTGGAGCGATTAGAGCGCGTTAGGAGGGACTTTGTCGCCAACGTTTCGCACGAACTGCGCACTCCCCTGACCGCCATCAGCGGCTATGCCGAAACTCTGTTGGACGGCGCGCTGGAAGACGAGGAAAACAACAGACAATTTGTCGAGATCATCAAGTCCCGCGCCACCCGCCTGAGCAACATCGCGTCAGATCTGCTGGCGCTGTCGGAG
This window of the Terriglobia bacterium genome carries:
- a CDS encoding ATP-binding protein translates to MALTSPIFRKLLIASFLLMAGTLLGMNIYFIRFTAQLQTENIHRRLQVEAEVLAGEAATVPPSALENWSREAQVRSHARVAIIDPQGIVLADSQGISKGFASRADFAEVQKALQGTPGMAVRPDPELNQEQFYLAIPLVYQGKPAYALQLQVPLTDATSAAAALHNEIWIASLVALLLALAIAYFFSRSFTRRVKSLKTFAEDLDKTPSAQRSLVYGNDELGDLARALDRTGSRLRELVDRLSLESARRESILASMVEGVVAVDSKLRVTFCNNAFRRVVGTSDSIPENQSLLDVLRDPELLSMFTHVLESFQPLKRRVRLAGAEGRSFEVQVTPLAGTVQGGAIAIFYDITDLERLERVRRDFVANVSHELRTPLTAISGYAETLLDGALEDEENNRQFVEIIKSRATRLSNIASDLLALSELESERPAAESRPVSVRSAVDAALKMIEPAARLRGVALTSGELDEAEVLAERGRLEQALVNLLDNAVKFNRPSGEVRVEVRREAGGHVRIIVADTGIGIPSTDLSRVFERFYRVDKARSREMGGTGLGLSIVKHAVERMNGAVSVESRLGKGSTFTILLPTCPPQAPKTS